Proteins from a single region of Scatophagus argus isolate fScaArg1 chromosome 23, fScaArg1.pri, whole genome shotgun sequence:
- the LOC124055008 gene encoding complement C1q-like protein 4, translating to MASVMFTAVADEGGNIGPYDGDTTVIFRKVITNIGGGYDNTSGIFTAPYAGYYYFSFFYRAGKELQSGLTLMKNSTVIVKAFDNKPPSVHSIDNAGNAACLELQAGDQVFVILPAKHQVWGANNCTTFSGFLIKQM from the exons ATGG CAAGCGTGATGTTCACTGCAGTGGCAGACGAAGGTGGTAACATCGGACCCTACGATGGAGACACAACTGTGATTTTCAGGAAGGTGATTACAAACATTGGTGGAGGCTACGATAACACCTCAG GTATCTTCACAGCTCCTTATGCTGGTTATTATTACTTTTCCTTCTTCTATCGTGCTGGAAAAGAACTTCAATCAGGGCTGACTCTGATGAAGAACAGCACTGTTATCGTCAAGGCATTTGATAACAAACCGCCGAGCGTCCACAGCATTGACAATGCAGGAAATGCTGCCTGCCTGGAGCTGCAAGCAGGAGATCAGGTGTTCGTCATCCTGCCTGCAAAGCATCAAGTTTGGGGAGCCAACAACTGCACCACCTTCAGTGGTTTCCTGATCAAACAAATGTGA
- the LOC124054678 gene encoding complement C1q-like protein 4 translates to MMFTAVAEEGGHIGPKEGDTAVVFRKVITNVGRAYDNSSGIFKAPYAGYYYFSFFYRAGKELQSGLTLMKSSTVIVKAFDNKPPNVHSIDNAGNAACLELQAGDQVFVILPAKHQVWGSNDCTTFSGFLISRV, encoded by the exons ATGATGTTCACTGCAGTGGCAGAGGAAGGTGGTCACATCGGACCCAAAGAGGGAGACACAGCTGTGGTTTTCAGGAAGGTGATTACAAACGTTGGTAGAGCCTACGATAACAGTTCAG GTATCTTCAAAGCTCCTTATGCTGGTTATTATTACTTTTCCTTCTTCTATCGTGCTGGAAAAGAACTTCAATCAGGGCTGACTCTGATGAAGAGCAGCACTGTTATCGTCAAGGCATTTGATAACAAACCGCCAAACGTCCACAGCATTGACAATGCAGGAAATGCTGCCTGCCTGGAGCTGCAAGCAGGAGATCAGGTGTTTGTCATCCTGCCTGCAAAGCATCAAGTTTGGGGATCCAATGACTGCACCACCTTCAGTGGTTTCCTGATCAGTCGAGTTTGA
- the vbp1 gene encoding prefoldin subunit 3 — MAATIDNSNAVQATKKKHLGIPEAIFVEDVDSFMKQPGNETADAALRKLDEQYQKYKYMELNLSQKKLRLKSQIPQITQTLEILRHMQKKKETTEPMETHFLLADNVYCKASVPPTDKVCLWLGANVMLEYDIDEAQALLEKNLSTASRNLETLEDDLDFLRDQFTTTEVNMARVYNWDVKRRSRENLLKSADKS; from the exons ATGGCGGCGACCATAGACAACAGCAATGCCGTACAGGcgacaaagaaaaaacacctcGGGATTCCCGAAGCTATTTTTGTG GAGGACGTTGACTCTTTTATGAAGCAACCAGGCAACGAGACGGCGGACGCAGCACTGAGGAAGCTGGACGAACAGTACCAGAAGTATAAATACATGGAGCTCAACCTGTCTCAAAAGAAACTCAG GTTGAAAAGCCAGATCCCACAAATCACACAGACGCTAGAAATCCTACGGCACATGCAGAagaaaaag gaGACCACAGAGCCCATGGAGACACACTTCCTATTGGCTGACAATGTTTACTGCAAGGCCTCAGTGCCGCCCACTGACAAAGTCTGCCTATGGTTAGGG GCTAATGTCATGTTAGAGTACGACATTGATGAAGCCCAGGCTCTCCTAGAGAAGAACCTGTCCACAGCATCTCGCAACCTAGAGACACTCGAAGACGATCTGGATTTCCTGCGAGACCAGTTCACCACCACTGAAGTCA ACATGGCACGAGTCTACAACTGGGACGtgaagagaaggagcagagaaaaCCTCCTCAAGTCAGCAGACAAGTCTTAA